The Prochlorococcus sp. MIT 1300 genome has a window encoding:
- a CDS encoding pyridoxal phosphate-dependent aminotransferase: MELSSITKDLLGQKMFQIMEEAKNIELAGSNVLHFEIGDPDFDSPDIAKQAIKKYIDQDITHYAPSSGLLELKEASRKVTFKSRGFEPDLDQLLVTSGANIQIYLACACLINPGDEIIIPDPGFVSYVSIIKSLRGIPKFVPLSESNNFTLDPKDLNHQINSKTKAIIVNSPHNPTGAVISREGFIEIFEICRQHNLYLISDEVYGRMIYNDFPNSFFSPSQIDKCKERTLMIHSFSKTFSMTGWRIGAVTGPEKIIKKMSLLFETINSCVPPFIQLAAADLLNKDPQASKSMVEEYQIRRNLFMNGIENLRLLSCIKPMGAFYAFVNIKKTELSSEEFCKYLLNESRIAACPGNFFGITGEGFVRFCFANSQENISLALKRIKDLGF; encoded by the coding sequence ATGGAGCTCTCATCAATCACAAAGGATCTTTTGGGACAAAAGATGTTCCAAATTATGGAAGAAGCAAAAAATATAGAATTAGCGGGCTCTAATGTCTTGCACTTTGAAATTGGAGATCCTGATTTTGATTCTCCTGATATTGCAAAGCAAGCAATTAAAAAATATATAGACCAAGACATAACTCATTATGCACCTAGCTCTGGCCTATTAGAGCTCAAAGAAGCAAGTCGAAAGGTGACTTTTAAGTCAAGAGGCTTCGAGCCAGACCTTGACCAACTTTTAGTCACATCAGGTGCAAATATTCAAATTTATCTAGCTTGTGCATGCCTAATAAATCCAGGAGATGAAATTATCATTCCTGATCCAGGCTTTGTAAGTTATGTATCTATAATTAAATCACTAAGAGGTATACCTAAATTTGTACCTCTATCTGAATCAAATAATTTCACTTTAGATCCCAAAGACCTTAATCATCAGATTAATTCTAAAACAAAAGCCATAATCGTCAATTCACCACATAACCCTACCGGCGCTGTAATTTCTAGAGAAGGGTTTATAGAAATCTTTGAAATCTGTAGGCAGCACAACCTTTACTTAATAAGTGATGAGGTCTATGGTCGCATGATCTATAATGACTTCCCCAATTCATTCTTTTCACCATCGCAAATTGACAAATGTAAAGAAAGAACCTTAATGATTCATTCCTTCAGTAAAACCTTTTCCATGACAGGATGGAGGATTGGCGCAGTAACTGGACCAGAAAAAATTATCAAGAAAATGTCACTTTTATTTGAAACAATAAATTCTTGTGTCCCGCCTTTTATCCAACTAGCAGCCGCTGATTTGCTCAACAAAGACCCGCAAGCTTCCAAATCAATGGTAGAGGAATATCAAATACGTCGCAACTTATTTATGAATGGTATAGAAAACCTTAGGTTACTTTCATGCATTAAGCCAATGGGGGCATTCTATGCATTTGTAAATATTAAAAAAACAGAGTTAAGTAGTGAAGAGTTTTGCAAATACTTATTGAATGAGTCAAGAATTGCAGCTTGTCCAGGAAACTTCTTTGGTATTACTGGCGAAGGCTTTGTACGCTTTTGCTTTGCAAATTCACAAGAAAATATCAGTCTTGCATTGAAACGCATCAAAGATTTGGGCTTTTAG